One Ornithorhynchus anatinus isolate Pmale09 unplaced genomic scaffold, mOrnAna1.pri.v4 scaffold_88_arrow_ctg1, whole genome shotgun sequence genomic window carries:
- the LOC100087353 gene encoding olfactory receptor 2G3-like, with protein MVETNENSFEGFILLGFSDEPHLEAAFFVFVLFFYLLTLLGNTAIMVVSRLDPQLHTPMYFFLSHLSFLDLCFSTSLAPQTLVNLGGPQKTITFGGCVVQLYISLALGSTECILALMALDRYAAICQPLRYAMLMHPSLCQRLAAASWLGGVDNSLVHTTLTLQMPRCGHRHLDHFICEAPALIKLACVDTTINELVLFTLSILVLLVPSAFILVSYGFIIRAVLRVGSSEGWRKAFSTCSSHLLVVSIFYGTIIFMYLQPGSNYSQDQGKFVSLLYTMVTPTLNPIIYTLRNQEVKGALKKLVLGGFSLQGTKPDWSAP; from the coding sequence ATGGTGGAAACCAATGAAAATTCCTTTGAGGGATTCATCCTCTTGGGCTTTTCAGACGAACCCCACCTTGAAGCTGCGTTCTTCGTGTTTGTACTCTTCTTCTACCTCCTGACTCTGTTGGGCAATACGGCTATCATGGTGGTCTCCCGTCTGGATCCTCAACTCCACACGCCCATGTACTTCTTTCTCAGCCACCTTTCCTTCCTGGatctctgcttctccaccagCCTGGCCCCTCAGACTCTTGTGAACCTGGGAGGGCCCCAAAAGACCATCACCTTTGGGGGCTGTGTGGTCCAGCTCTACATCTCACTAGCCCTAGGCTCCACAGAGTGCATTCTGGCTTTGATGGCTCTGGATCGCTATGCAGCCATCTGCCAGCCCCTGCGCTATGCAATGCTCATGCACCCCAGCCTCTGCCAGCGGCTGGCAGCCGCATCCTGGCTGGGTGGGGTGGATAACTCACTGGTTCACACCACGCTCACGCTGCAGATGCCTCGGTGTGGCCACCGCCACCTGGACCACTTCATCTGTGAGGCCCCAGCCCTCATCAAGCTCGCCTGTGTGGACACTACCATCAACGAACTTGTCCTCTTCACCCTTAGCATCCTTGTGCTCCTTGTCCCTTCAGCCTTCATCCTGGTTTCCTACGGCTTCATCATCCGGGCCGTGCTGAGGGTTGGCTCATCCGAGGGTTGGAGAAAGGCCTTCAGCACCTGCTCCTCGCACCTCTTGGTCGTGAGCATCTTCTATGGGACCATAATCTTTATGTACCTCCAGCCTGGCAGCAACTACTCTCAAGACCAAGGCAAATTTGTCTCCCTTTTGTACACAATGGTCACTCCAACTCTCAACCCCATCATCTACACCCTGAGAAACCAGGAGGTGAAGGGAGCACTGAAGAAGCTGGTTCTGGGAGGCTTTTCCTTGCAGGGAACAAAACCAGATTGGAGTGCCCCGTGA